Part of the Callospermophilus lateralis isolate mCalLat2 chromosome 5 unlocalized genomic scaffold, mCalLat2.hap1 SUPER_5_unloc_1, whole genome shotgun sequence genome is shown below.
TTTCAATTGTATTCTTAACATTTTACTGAGAATGTATTAAGTATGACTATAAGGATGTGTGTGTCTAGTGTTATCAATATAAGTATCAAGGTGTGCATCATTTTGtaagtgtattttgattttcagatTATATGTACCTCAGCATTCCTCAATGGTTTATCAAAGACACTAATCAATTTCCTAACATGGGAAATGTAATTTAGAAATAATTAATTCTTGGATCTTTCAAACCAAATAATTTTTAGCAGTTTTGAAATGATCTATTTatcatatatttaattatttaaaacactATCAAGAtaattgcaaaaaataaaaactcctggaTTTTCACTTCCAGAGCAACCACCTGTGCAGTTCCACTTTATGTTCCTGGAGTTGAAACATGCTAGCTTTTCTTCACACACACTGTCCTGACTCTCACTTCTATCAACCCTTTCTGTTGTTTATACCTTCATCTTATTGTCTTTAAGAGGGAATTTTCTATAGGTATTTTTTGTCTCTTAAATGAGGATGTCATACTGAACCATACTAAAATTTTAAGGCCAGTCTATGCGATTTAaagccatatttttattttaaaaatttaggttCAAAAAGTCACCATATCTTTAGAATCTACTGAAATTGTGTCAGGGCCTATGTAAAAAATAGGTGGTGCTTTGAACATTTATCTTATTGTATTTATAAATGACTTTACATCAATTCTCCATAATTGGAAGCTTCCTAATATTGACTAGAATATGAAACAAAGAAAGTTGAATTGAGAAGAAGTTATCAAACTATAAcaaaaggaaaagaggaaatgAAGTAAGTTCATATAATTCAAACTAGTTGTGGAGAATTTTCTAAGTTCTATTGGAGAAAGAAAAGCAGGAGGTGGTTTTGTGTTAAAAACTATAATAAACAAAGAGCAATAGGGACATATAACAGTTGATGGAGTGATGGCCTGGCATGCACCAGACTCTGGGTTCAACACTCAGCTCCACATACacagaaaattaaaacatttttaagaagaaagaaaatgtatctATAGTTCTATGCAAATTTTAGATTTAAACCCATGTTTATATACCAAGTGTATGTGACAGGATGTTTTGAGGTGGTCAACAAAAACTCCTGGAGATCCCAGAATCCAGGATAAAAGGTGAAAAACCTGGCAGATTTCCATAAAGAAACCTGATTAGTCTCATATCACTTTCAaaaattttcatgtttatttGACCTTTTACATGTGtaccattttatttttccttcacaCTACTCAAATTATGTTTTAAAGATGATaatatacttattttatttaaaccCAGTATCTAGAGCAGATTTTGCCATGTTATGAATCATTAATAAATAATTGTGGAAAGATTACCTAATTTGTAAAGATCTTATGCTCACAGGCAAAGGTGAGTTATTTCAAAAGAAGGTACACTGTATTTCTTATAGATGTGAAGAAAGGGCTTCACCAATTTAGGAATTACTCATTTTTAAATAAGTCAAATAAAAACTTAGTTCATGTTAGCAGTTAGATGATTATGCTACATTGCATTTTTTATTAACTATTATCCATGAAGTCATGCACTTGCTACTAAGAGAATAAAAGCATTGAGCAATACATGGCCAAAAAATTAAGGAATTTGCAACAGTAATTTGGGGGATAAATGCATTCTGATTTACTGAAATGTAGAAGAACATGTCGATTTCTAGCATTacagagaaatagaagaataattagaagctatgaagagggtttcTGAGGAAAAGTTGCATTTGAGCCTCCTTACAGCTCAGTATGTAGTAATGGGAAAAGGGAATCATTATGTAACAGTAGAAAAGGGCCTCTGACAGCAAGTTATAGGGCATGCTGTGAACAAGGGTGTCACTGAGGTGTGATATTCAGGTTGTGTCAGTGAGAAATGGGGAATAGGGCAAGCAAGAGATTACAGCTAGATTGAGTAGGGGTCCTTGAAATTAACTGTGAAATTAACACCAACATACCTGTGTCTGGGCACACACCCTTGATGCTGGAGGACACAAATTTTAAGTAAAGGCCAGACAAACTCATGATGAAGATCGCTTTTCTAAGGGTGAGTGTGGTTAACCTGACAAagtgctgaggtggacccaggttTTCAGAGTGCTGAAGAAATGACAATTTTGGTGATTTGGGATTGAACTAGTCTGATATGCTTCAGAAGTGCTGTAAGTATGAGCAAAATCTTTCTTTTAGGGTAGTCAGCCTGGATCACTTTGTATAATCATGACATTTGGAGGAAAGGATTAAAATGGAAGGTGTCAACAAGAAAATGACAAACTTTGTCTAGACAAAGGAATCTTCAACTTCATGGTTCTGAACACAGAATAAAAATGCATTAaggcaaaaaataaaagtttaaaagaatGTCATCTGCGCTAGAATCTGGAGCTTTAAACACCTCACATTGATCTGTTGGAGAGAAAAAGAGTCCCAGTGGGAAAAGGAACATATTCCTATCTGAGATTCTGTGGCCTGCATACAATATCACCCCATCCTGAGGATCAGCAGGGAGAGTGGGGGATGGCAGGAGAGTCCAGGTCCAGTCCAGTCAGATCCCCTCATTTTACCATAGCACTGGACCTGCAGCCTGGTATGGAAAAGTTTGAATTCTTGAGAGGCTTTCCTTATGAGTTAAATTTTTTCATGTTAATGAAGATAAATACTCCTATATTATGAATAGTttcctatttaaaaatatttgaaaattaattacaattgaaattattaataatactttGAATTATTTAGTGTggaaaaatggcaaaataatgtTGAAATTATATTCAtggaagagagtgaaagtaaCTATATTatagatcattaaaaaaaaaaacattgtcacATGCTCTGCATGGAGTTTCAGTGGGTGAGGGgaggcctgatgaggacctgaggACAAGCtctgcaggtcaggcccagacccTATGATGCAGACCTCCACACCTGAACTGGTGTGGAGGTGCACTCTGCTCAGAAATGAGTAAACATTTGAGAAAACCAAGGGTGACTTTCCTCTCCAGGGAAAGCAACTGCAATATACAAGTAAACATGGTGCATAAGAATATATAAAGTAATTTCAttaactctgttttctttccACTTTTATCTCTTTATCATCCCAGTCAATCTGAATTTTCAATAAATGGATAATTCCACCATGGTAACTGAATTTCTCCTCCTTGGCTCTCCTGATGGCTGGGATCTGAGTTTCCTCTATTTCACAGTATTCCCAATGACCTACTTGGGTACCTTGTTAGGGAACCTTCTCATCGTCACTGTCACCACTGCTGACCAGAACCTGCAcacacccatgtacttcttcctcaggaACCTGTCCATCCTGGACATGTGCTTCATTTCCATCACTGTCCCCAATGCCTGTATCAACTCTCTCACTGGCATTTCAGTGACTGGTTGTGCAACCCAGATCTTCCTGGTCATTTTTTGTGCAAGTGTTGAACTTCTGTTTCTCACCATCATGGCCTGggaccgctatgtggccatctgccaGCCCCTCCAGTACCCTCTCATCATGAACCCTCAATTTTGTGTCCGCATGACCCTGGCTTCATTGCTCAGTGGTCTGCTGTATGCAGGTGTGCACACTGGGAAcacattttggctgtccttctgcAAGTCAAACGTGGTCCATCAGTTCTTCTGTGAGGTCCCCTCTCTGCTGAGGCTCTCCTGTTCTGACACCACCAGCAACAAGGTCCTTATTCTTGTCTCTGCTGTGGTCATTTGTGGTGGTTGCTTCCTTCTTATTGTCGTGTCATATTTTCGCATATTTTCTGCTGTGCTGAAATTTCCCACCAGAGCCCCAGGGAAGGCCTTCTCCACCTGCACCCCTCACATCCTTGTGGTGTCCATCTTCCTCAGTTCCATCACAGGTGTGTACCTGAGGTCCTCAGCAACCTCTGACACACTCGAGGACATGGTTCTCTCTGCCTTTTACACCATGGTTCCTCCCTTCCTGAATCCTCTCCTCTACAGTCTCAGGAACAAACAGGTAAAGGAAGCTGTGAGGAGATTAATGGGAAGACAGTTGTTCTCAGGGAAATGATAAAGATGCTTTTCAGTGCTATTCTTATTTCACTGTTTGAAGTTCTTAATTAGAGATCATGCTCTTCATAGCTAGGCTTCAGAAGTCATACTGCTTACTCTAATGTCACCTTATTGGGTCCTGGGTACTTCAACttgtaaaataatttttgttttaatttatgaaatcatt
Proteins encoded:
- the LOC143398960 gene encoding olfactory receptor 14C36-like; this translates as MDNSTMVTEFLLLGSPDGWDLSFLYFTVFPMTYLGTLLGNLLIVTVTTADQNLHTPMYFFLRNLSILDMCFISITVPNACINSLTGISVTGCATQIFLVIFCASVELLFLTIMAWDRYVAICQPLQYPLIMNPQFCVRMTLASLLSGLLYAGVHTGNTFWLSFCKSNVVHQFFCEVPSLLRLSCSDTTSNKVLILVSAVVICGGCFLLIVVSYFRIFSAVLKFPTRAPGKAFSTCTPHILVVSIFLSSITGVYLRSSATSDTLEDMVLSAFYTMVPPFLNPLLYSLRNKQVKEAVRRLMGRHISLLLEHRKIEYILKF